The DNA sequence CGGTGCAGGCGACCCTCGCCCATTTGATGGCCCGCGAACTGCCGGCGGACTACTCCCTGCTCCCGCTGGGAGCGGGCACCGGAACCGCCGACGACGGGCGGCGGCTGCCCGGCGGTCTCGCCGCCGAGCTGCGCGAGCGCCCGGCGGTCGGGAAGGTGATCCGCGTGCGCCGTGCCGAGGCGCGCATCGCCTCCGGAACCGGCGAGGGGGTGGGCGCGGGCGCGGTACGGGTGAACGCCTACCCGGGGGCGCGGCTGGGCGCCGACCTCGCGGCGGGCACGCCGCAGGGGGAGTTGGGCGATGTGGGGCCGGGCCGGATGTCGGTGTCAAAGGGCGAGGCGGAGCGCCTGGGGCTGCGGCTCGGGGACACCGTTTCCCTCACAGCGGAAGGCGTCGAGCGGGATCCGGCGGGAGGCCACGCAGGAGACACCGCGGCAGGCTCCCGACCCGAGGTGCGGCTGCGAGTCGCGGCGGTCACCGCCGACGCGGACCTCCCCGCCGGCCTCACGCTCGCGCCCGCCGACTTCGCAAAGCTGTTCCCCGACCGCGAGCGGGACGATTCGCTGCTGGTCACCGGAGCCGAAGGCGCCGCCGCGGCGCAGGTACGGGCGGCGGTGGAGGAGGTGGCGTCGGCCCATCCGGAGGTGCAGGTCTCCAGCGCGGCGGGGCAGCGCGACCAGTTCGGGCGGCTGTTCGACGTGATCTTCCTGGTGGTGGCCGCGTTGCTGAGCGTCGCGGTGGTCATCGCCGTCGTGGGCATCGCCAACACGCTGGCCCTCTCGGTAGTGGAGCGCCGCCGGGAGTTCGCCCTGCTGCGGGCGCTGGGCCTGACAGCGGGCCAACTGCGCCGGATGCTGGCGGTGGAATCGCTGCTGGTGGCCCTGCTGGGCACGACCGCCGGAGCGGCGCTAGGCACCACCTTCGGCCTCGCGGCCGCCGCGGCGGCGATGCCCGACATGGTCCCCGAGGTCCCCGCCGCCCGTATCGCCCTGTTCCTGGCAGCGGCCATCCCGGTCGGCCTCCTCGCCGCCCTCGCCCCGGCACGGTCAGCGGCGAGCATCCCCATCTCGTCGCTGACGGGACAGGGGGCGGGGGAGGGATAGGTGGGGCGGGTGGCCACTCCGCGGCGCCGCACTCGGACGCTTCCGCAGAGCGACCGCCACTCCTGCCGCCAGTGCGCCAGCCGCCGTCCCCGCAGCTCCCGTCGCCGCATAGCCTTTCCATCGCCGCTGCCGTGGAGTCGGGGACTGAGGCTCCGCCTCAGTCCCCGACTCCACGGCCTGCGCTACAGGCGCGGATGTCTGCCGGTAGACCTCATCGAGGATTTGCACAAAGCGCCGTTCCCGCCGAGTGCCTTCGGTCATGGAGGCCGCTTCGCGTGCCTTTGTCCAGTAGTCGTAGCCGACTCCCCCTGGAACATTTCGCCCGCGACTGCACGCAGCCGCGATTCCGGGAGGGCACCAGTCTCGAACGCACTCGACCACTGCGACACGATCATGTTCGTGTAGAGCTGCTGCTTACGGCCCTTCGGGTCCTCGCCGGGCGGAACCGGCCCCCAGCACGCATCCAGCTCGGGGTCTTCCATCGCCATCCGCAGCAGTTCGCTCATCGCTTGGCGGCGCGTCTCCTCCATGGCGCGGTGGCTGTCCCGGGCTTGATAGACGAGCGTCAGCACGACAACTCGGTCCCTGTCGCCGGTGGCCAAGGCGGTCGGCTCCAGTCCGCTGGGCGGCCTTGTTGGTCTGCCGGGCGGCGGTCGGCCTCAGGAAAGGCGGCAGCGGCGGCGGGTGGGGGTCCGACGGGCGCCCGCGTGCCCGTTGTCTCGGGTCCTACTTGTGGGTTTTGTACCTCTGCTCATAATCGGCGCCGCGGTCCCGCCGGGCAACCGGTCGTGGTGGTCGAGCGTGATGTGGCTCTCCCCGCCGTCCCGGGCACCGGCGGCCGCTTTGAAGCGTCCTACGAACCGCCGTCGTCATCCGATACGCCACCGAGCCTGTCCCCACAGTCGATCTCGACGCCGAATCCGACTCTGGAGACAAACTCGGCGAGCGCTCGCCACGAATACCCCAACAGTGGACGACGACCGCGGCCACAGCACCAGTAAGAGAGGACAACCGTGAGCGACGCCGAAGCCCTGCCCCCGATGCGACTGATGGTCACCGGCGGAGGAACAGGAGGCCATACCTATCCCGCCCTGACCGCCGTGAACGCGCTGCGGGCGCGGCTGGAGTCGCAAGGGCGCGGGCTGGAGGTGCTGTGGGTCGGCGCCGAGGACAGTCTGGAGAAGCGGGTGGCCCGGTCGAACGGGATTCCCTTCCGGTCGGTGGACACGGGCAAGGTCCGCCGGTCCAAGAACCCCCTGAAGATGATCTCGGGCGAGAACATCCGCGACATGGGCAAGGCGTTCCGCGGCGTGTTCCAGTCCCGCCGGGTCGTCGCCGACTTCCGGCCGGACGTCGTGCTGGCCACCGGCGGCTACGTCGCCGTTCCGGTGGGCCTGGCCGCTCGAATGGGCGGTCGGCCGCTGGTGGTGCACGAGCAGACGGTGCTGCTGGGCCTGGCGAACAGAGTGCTCGCGCGCACCGGCGCCCGGATGGCGGTCACCTCGGAGTCCACGCTGAAACTGCTGCCCGAGTCGGCCCGCGCGCAGGCGGTCGTGACCGGCAACCCGGTGCGTCCGGCGGTGCTGGAGGGACAGGCCGAAAAGGGCGCCGCGGGGCTCGGCTTCGAGGGGTACGACCCCGACCTGCCCACCGTCTACGTAACCGGAGGCGCGCAGGGCTCGGTGCAGATCAACGACACCGTCCGCGGCGTGCTGCCGTGGCTGCTGGAGCGCGCCAACGTCGTGCACCAGTGCGGCGAGGCCAACGTCGACGACCTGCGAGCGGCCACGCGGGACCTGGACCCGGCACTGGCGGCACGCCACCACGTGACCGCTTTCGTCGGGGCGGAGTTGCCCGACGTGCTGGCGATGGCCGATGTCGTCGTCTCGCGCAGCGGCGCCGGGACGATCGCCGAGCTGACCGCGCTGGGCAAGGCCGCCGTGTTCATCCCGCTGGCTTCGTCGGCCGGCGACGAGCAGCGGCACAACGCCCGCCACCTCCAGGAGGCGGGCGCCGCGCTCGCGCTGGTGGACGAGGTGTCGCCCGAGCGCCTACGGGAGAATCTGGACCCGCTGCTCACCGACGCCGACCACCGCGCCACCGTGGCGGAGAAGGCCAAGGAGCACGGGCGCCCGGACGCCGCCGACCGGCTGGTGGATGTGGTGCTCAGCGCAGAGAGCGGCAGAGCGCGAGTGAGCTGACGGGGGAGTGAAGGGGGTGGCGCGCTGGTTCCGGTCAGATGTCCCCGTCCTTGATGGCGGACAGGAAGGCGCGCCACTCGGCGGAGGGGAACTGCAGGGCGCCGAGGTCCCGG is a window from the Streptomonospora litoralis genome containing:
- a CDS encoding UDP-N-acetylglucosamine--N-acetylmuramyl-(pentapeptide) pyrophosphoryl-undecaprenol N-acetylglucosamine transferase yields the protein MRLMVTGGGTGGHTYPALTAVNALRARLESQGRGLEVLWVGAEDSLEKRVARSNGIPFRSVDTGKVRRSKNPLKMISGENIRDMGKAFRGVFQSRRVVADFRPDVVLATGGYVAVPVGLAARMGGRPLVVHEQTVLLGLANRVLARTGARMAVTSESTLKLLPESARAQAVVTGNPVRPAVLEGQAEKGAAGLGFEGYDPDLPTVYVTGGAQGSVQINDTVRGVLPWLLERANVVHQCGEANVDDLRAATRDLDPALAARHHVTAFVGAELPDVLAMADVVVSRSGAGTIAELTALGKAAVFIPLASSAGDEQRHNARHLQEAGAALALVDEVSPERLRENLDPLLTDADHRATVAEKAKEHGRPDAADRLVDVVLSAESGRARVS
- a CDS encoding DUF397 domain-containing protein; protein product: MKVADFDSGGAIRDNKHRDLGALQFPSAEWRAFLSAIKDGDI